A region of Chitinophaga horti DNA encodes the following proteins:
- a CDS encoding transglutaminase-like domain-containing protein, translated as MAIDERKYSTIQMFLLNLLSLLTLLPLAPFINRFLPPISLGALHIDLFLSILLAFLFTRLLLWIFKPLIIPAFVLVMTVLIINLFRDSYTFTHVLNDYKGMVQGNWGSRDNKASDILSFYPRKVETYRDKTVKGIRAKMTYKDSVVRNFAVQHSLDYFDDYFPKYGKIVRYLSVYKYIRLNFKYVNDVLRDEYFATPQETIQNGMGGDCDDHSILMASCLEAIGARCRVVLIQGHAYPELYCGNKENFELIKQAIVHLFPHPPVKEINYHESKGEYWINLDYSAMNPGGPYLNDKVYALIETN; from the coding sequence ATGGCGATTGACGAAAGGAAATATAGCACCATACAAATGTTCCTGCTCAACTTGTTGAGCCTCCTCACTTTATTACCCCTGGCACCCTTTATTAACAGGTTTCTTCCGCCGATTTCGCTGGGCGCGTTGCACATCGACCTGTTCCTGTCTATACTCCTCGCATTCCTGTTCACCCGGCTACTGTTGTGGATCTTTAAACCTTTGATCATACCGGCTTTCGTGCTGGTAATGACGGTACTGATCATTAACCTGTTCCGCGACAGCTATACGTTTACACATGTGCTGAACGACTATAAAGGCATGGTGCAGGGCAACTGGGGTTCGCGCGATAACAAGGCGAGCGACATCCTCAGCTTTTACCCGCGCAAAGTGGAGACTTACCGCGACAAAACGGTGAAAGGCATCCGCGCTAAGATGACTTATAAAGATTCGGTGGTGAGAAACTTTGCGGTACAGCACTCGCTCGATTACTTTGACGACTATTTTCCAAAGTATGGCAAGATCGTGCGGTACCTGTCCGTTTACAAATACATCCGGCTGAACTTCAAGTATGTGAATGACGTGCTGCGCGATGAATACTTTGCTACGCCGCAGGAAACCATCCAGAACGGTATGGGAGGCGATTGCGACGACCATTCGATCCTCATGGCCTCCTGCCTGGAAGCGATCGGCGCACGGTGCAGGGTGGTGTTGATACAGGGGCACGCCTATCCCGAGTTATACTGTGGCAATAAAGAAAACTTTGAACTGATCAAACAAGCGATCGTACACTTGTTTCCCCATCCCCCGGTAAAAGAAATTAACTACCACGAATCAAAGGGTGAATACTGGATCAACCTGGATTATAGTGCCATGAACCCAGGTGGGCCTTACCTCAACGACAAAGTATACGCTTTGATCGAAACCAATTAA
- a CDS encoding gliding motility-associated C-terminal domain-containing protein, whose protein sequence is MSSKATPKSLWRVFTVVMSCLLLAMLPAGDAYSQRVYANNQSTGVGGLLCLLCGVDNPGNAVGSANLDDYAQFNVTVGLASSVYETLLFPGANPNAGCDSLVIGIGSSNDVLAANLLGGVTVTTYNGDNTNVVETFTGSTALLRLLAGSQRGEIVLRPTQNFDRVRITLNGGLVGALTNFRLYYAYHNRVILNPPTITTGSSISTCSGSPVTLQATTPTPGAVISWYDAPTGGTLLPTPGNPQGTSLTVSPSATTTYYAQVSLDNCTNTTRSAITVNVNPLPATPVIAVANQVICGGQTATFTVSTPVPGVVYKWYTVPSGGTEVGTGTSFTSPALTSTTVYYAEASLTSTGCASTSRVPVTATVNPTPAAPTVTTANVTIPAGQTASFTVQSPDPSATYTWYSQATGGTALFTGTTFTTPGLFLTTRYYVEAVSNQGCRSLTRTQVTANVNVQNNVPCSFATQQVSPILSGVCLLCGVNDPALAVDTDTSSASTIFAGVGVAAFSGQLLQFPNTYAAGDSIVLVLETPGTLLSAVALSSITATTYTGTTSNGDTRGLNNGLINLQLISGTNKYRVSFAAENAFNGVLVSINGLISALPQLRVYYAAVTIPQAMPASANLDLCTNAAATLSVTAPAGATVNWYDAPAGGNLLASNTTTYTTPVLTSSQTFYVGTGKFGCENGIRVPVAVTVNTPPAVPTVTAASLSACAGDSVTFIANGPAGATFYWYNAATGGLPLDSGATFTTPGLSTSSTYYVEARSNTCASTSRLAVNVTVNDAPANVVVTPPIANIALGQTASFVASSATPDVTFNWFTQASGGTSIFTGANYTTPSLVANTTYYVEAISNTTSCNTLVRSTASVVVSGGGNNDVPCDAATSETNSVNGICLLCGVNNPGLAVDTDASTGSDLRVGVGLLGGYAQQTLIFPNAGNAGDSISFSISLPASLTDIGLLSTVQVATYNGATFNNDRQSLNSSLLQLSLLADTRTAVLTFAASAPYDRVEIRLNSGAAGVLTSVYLNYASRKIASPTFQEDTVTICAGNTASLAVTSPVAGATFNWYTTATGGSPFFTGNAYQTAVLTADTVFYVESVRTLSGCANPKRSAVRVIVAPVVTAPTVTSPSVTICAGNTAVLTATGPAGATFNWCSQQTGGTALFTGSSFTTAALDSSVIYYVDAVNAGGCTSTARTAVQVNVTAVPPAPVINTTAPVACEGSSVTLSASTNVAGGTIKWYASATADTAIATGNTFTTPALNANTTYYAGVDAGQCSSTNRTAVTVQVNARPAAPTVTINPASGQVAYGQTATFTATSATADVTFRWYADSTSTSPLATGTSFTTPALSNTTRYFVETVSNATGCASSARTAVIINVDRNFNPGCDIAAAQTNTTSGLCIGCTVTNPDNAIDNDLNNYSSLNVVLGVGGYVQQNLVFPYATGPGDSVRLKLEMPGSVISAGLLGAVTVASYNGATYNNDRVTLNDGLIKLDVLGGATGQVIVSFAPAATFDRVEIRLNSGLALALSELRVYYGNRVIAAPVVAAPANICAGSTVTLTATASDSANINWYDVPTGGTPLATGNTFTTPQLNAVTTYYVESVRKSNGCPNPIRTQVTVNVRPVPQTPVITSGNTTICAGQTATLKANTSDGSLVRWYDAAVNGSLLSSDSVFTTPALTTTTVYYAEANNGTCANASGRVAVTVTVGTNVQPPVLDNANQSICAGSTATVNVVTPAAGTVYNWYTSLSGGTPVASGTSFTTPVLTSSAIYYAEASTTGGACAGGSTRVQVVINVSAAPGLPVIINPTPVTCLGTIANLSIQNPVAGVTYTWYNVPTGGTPLAIGTSFSTPPLTGNVTYYVSAVNANNCSSNGRASVSITANATPNTPTLTSPNVTVCRGNTTTLAINNPITGVTYTWYDAGVGGNVVFTGETFTTPVINANTSYYVEASQPGGCVSNARAVATVSVTDAPLVPAVSTGVTICAGNSARLQVLNPQAGVDYAWYDAPTGGNLLAADSVYFTTPALSATTTYYVQATTGNCISATRAAVSVTVSNGAGTVVLVNNNISACAGNSVTFSVQNPQPGFTYRWYDAATGGNQVGTGADFTTPAVNVRTTYYVEAMSAGNCNSATRTTAIVEILNTPAPPSVTSASVDVCRGNTATLSVTSQDDQLIYRWYDAATGGTLIFTGPQFTTPAINANTTYYVEAATTSGTCVSASRTVVAVTAADAPSVPVLASAGVVTTCVGATATFAIQAPLPNLTYRWYDAPTGGSLVFTGSTFVTTALSGNVTYYVEAVAGGNCVSSARAQATATVAVSPVAPVVVGHDVAICANNRDTLTATSLTPGVTFRWYTGLLDATPVFTGNVFITPLLTTTTTYYVDAALPSGCVSLVRMPVVVTVLSPLPMPTVTVLDTEPTSITFQWNAVVGAIAYQVSTDGGVTVQTPSSGLTGTTHTIQNLLPGQTVTLTVRAVGANACANSGWFLGASGTSENPDGNSVFIPNAFTPNNDGVNDILYVYGNTIQSMTFRLFNKWGQLVFESRDKAKGWDGTMSGTKQPVGVYVYEFVSTMQDGTKINKRGTVTLIR, encoded by the coding sequence ATGAGTTCAAAAGCTACTCCTAAAAGCCTTTGGCGCGTATTTACTGTCGTTATGAGCTGTTTGCTGCTGGCTATGCTGCCGGCCGGCGACGCTTATTCTCAACGCGTGTATGCTAATAATCAGTCGACCGGCGTCGGTGGTTTACTTTGCCTCCTATGTGGTGTCGATAATCCCGGCAATGCCGTAGGCAGCGCCAACCTGGATGATTATGCGCAGTTCAATGTAACGGTAGGCCTCGCTTCATCTGTTTACGAAACGTTATTGTTCCCGGGTGCCAATCCCAATGCGGGCTGCGACTCGCTGGTGATCGGCATCGGCAGTTCCAACGACGTGTTGGCTGCCAATCTGCTGGGTGGTGTAACAGTTACCACTTATAATGGTGACAATACCAACGTTGTTGAAACGTTCACCGGCTCCACCGCACTGCTTCGCCTGCTGGCAGGCAGTCAGCGCGGGGAAATCGTATTACGTCCCACGCAAAACTTTGACCGTGTGCGTATTACGCTTAACGGTGGTTTGGTAGGGGCCCTAACCAATTTCCGCCTATACTACGCCTACCACAACCGGGTAATACTAAATCCGCCTACCATTACGACAGGCAGTAGCATTTCTACCTGTAGTGGCAGTCCTGTAACCTTACAGGCTACTACGCCTACACCAGGTGCGGTAATCTCCTGGTACGATGCGCCTACCGGCGGCACATTGCTGCCTACGCCAGGCAATCCACAGGGTACTTCGCTTACAGTTTCGCCTTCTGCAACAACCACCTATTATGCACAGGTGTCGCTTGATAATTGTACAAATACAACGCGGTCTGCCATCACGGTAAACGTAAATCCACTTCCAGCCACGCCGGTAATCGCCGTGGCCAACCAGGTGATTTGCGGTGGACAAACGGCTACTTTTACAGTGTCGACCCCGGTACCTGGTGTTGTTTATAAATGGTATACGGTGCCTTCTGGTGGTACAGAAGTCGGTACGGGAACATCCTTTACTTCGCCCGCGCTTACGAGTACAACCGTGTACTACGCAGAGGCTTCACTGACCTCCACCGGTTGCGCCAGCACTAGCCGTGTGCCGGTAACTGCTACTGTCAATCCGACTCCGGCTGCACCGACTGTAACAACTGCGAACGTTACTATACCTGCAGGACAAACAGCATCGTTCACTGTTCAAAGTCCGGATCCTTCCGCTACTTATACATGGTACAGCCAGGCAACCGGCGGTACTGCGTTATTTACCGGAACAACCTTTACTACACCAGGCTTATTCCTGACCACCCGTTATTATGTCGAAGCAGTATCCAACCAGGGATGCCGCAGCCTTACCCGCACACAGGTGACTGCCAATGTAAACGTGCAGAACAATGTGCCTTGTAGTTTTGCAACACAACAGGTGAGCCCGATCCTCAGCGGCGTGTGTCTGCTTTGCGGTGTAAATGATCCCGCGCTTGCAGTGGATACCGATACCAGTTCTGCATCTACCATCTTCGCTGGGGTAGGCGTGGCTGCCTTCTCCGGTCAACTCCTGCAGTTCCCGAATACATACGCCGCCGGCGACAGCATTGTGCTGGTGCTTGAAACGCCAGGAACATTATTATCTGCCGTGGCACTCTCTTCTATTACTGCAACTACTTATACAGGAACTACATCTAATGGCGATACGCGCGGTCTGAACAATGGGCTGATCAACCTGCAACTCATCAGCGGCACTAATAAATATCGTGTGTCCTTCGCGGCAGAAAATGCCTTCAACGGCGTACTTGTATCTATTAATGGTCTGATCAGTGCATTGCCGCAATTAAGGGTTTATTATGCGGCGGTAACCATACCACAGGCAATGCCTGCGAGCGCTAATTTAGACCTTTGTACCAATGCAGCTGCTACGCTGAGCGTTACCGCTCCTGCGGGCGCTACAGTTAACTGGTACGATGCACCTGCAGGTGGTAATCTGCTGGCATCAAATACCACCACTTACACTACGCCGGTGTTGACAAGCTCTCAAACCTTTTATGTAGGTACAGGAAAATTCGGTTGTGAAAACGGTATACGCGTTCCGGTAGCCGTAACGGTGAATACACCGCCAGCTGTGCCGACAGTAACTGCCGCCAGTCTCTCAGCTTGTGCGGGCGACAGCGTAACGTTTATCGCGAACGGGCCTGCAGGCGCAACCTTCTACTGGTACAATGCTGCTACCGGAGGTCTTCCACTCGACAGCGGTGCCACATTCACAACGCCTGGATTATCTACCTCCAGCACTTACTATGTAGAAGCCCGCAGCAATACCTGCGCCAGCACCTCGCGCCTGGCGGTGAACGTAACAGTGAACGATGCGCCGGCTAACGTAGTCGTAACACCACCGATCGCCAACATCGCGCTGGGTCAGACGGCCAGCTTTGTGGCTTCGTCTGCCACGCCGGACGTAACCTTTAACTGGTTTACACAGGCATCGGGCGGCACGAGCATCTTTACCGGTGCTAATTATACCACGCCTTCATTAGTCGCTAATACTACTTATTATGTAGAAGCGATATCCAATACTACCAGTTGTAATACGCTTGTTCGCTCCACTGCTTCAGTGGTAGTGAGCGGCGGCGGCAATAACGATGTGCCTTGTGATGCGGCAACCTCCGAAACTAACAGCGTAAATGGCATATGCCTGCTTTGCGGTGTGAACAATCCGGGTCTGGCCGTAGATACCGACGCCTCTACCGGTTCGGACCTGCGCGTAGGGGTTGGATTACTGGGTGGTTATGCACAGCAGACACTCATCTTCCCGAATGCAGGTAATGCCGGCGATAGCATCAGCTTCTCCATATCGCTGCCTGCATCGTTAACCGACATCGGTTTACTGAGCACTGTACAAGTAGCTACTTACAATGGTGCTACTTTCAATAATGATCGTCAGTCGCTTAACTCCAGCCTGTTGCAACTCAGCCTGCTGGCAGATACGCGTACTGCTGTTCTCACCTTCGCCGCTTCCGCTCCGTACGACCGGGTGGAAATTCGCCTCAATTCAGGTGCGGCCGGTGTGCTTACTTCTGTATACCTGAATTACGCGTCCCGTAAAATAGCAAGTCCTACCTTCCAGGAAGATACAGTTACGATCTGCGCAGGCAACACGGCCTCGCTGGCAGTGACTTCGCCGGTGGCGGGTGCTACCTTTAACTGGTACACTACTGCTACGGGCGGTTCGCCATTCTTCACGGGTAACGCTTATCAAACTGCTGTACTCACTGCAGATACGGTATTCTATGTAGAATCTGTACGTACACTGAGCGGTTGTGCTAATCCGAAACGTTCTGCGGTTCGGGTAATCGTGGCGCCTGTTGTGACCGCGCCAACTGTCACAAGTCCGAGTGTAACGATCTGCGCAGGTAATACTGCCGTACTCACGGCTACTGGTCCTGCAGGCGCTACCTTCAATTGGTGTAGCCAGCAAACGGGCGGTACTGCGCTGTTTACAGGCAGCAGCTTCACGACTGCAGCACTCGATAGTTCCGTAATTTATTATGTAGATGCGGTGAATGCCGGCGGTTGTACCAGCACTGCGCGCACTGCTGTGCAAGTGAATGTAACCGCGGTGCCACCGGCGCCAGTGATCAACACCACTGCACCAGTTGCCTGTGAAGGCAGCAGCGTGACGCTTTCTGCGTCAACGAATGTCGCGGGCGGTACCATTAAATGGTATGCAAGCGCAACTGCAGATACCGCTATCGCGACAGGCAATACATTTACTACGCCTGCGCTTAATGCGAATACTACTTATTATGCAGGTGTGGATGCCGGACAGTGTTCCAGCACCAACCGCACTGCGGTAACTGTACAGGTAAATGCAAGGCCGGCCGCGCCGACTGTTACGATCAACCCGGCCAGCGGCCAGGTGGCTTACGGTCAAACAGCTACCTTTACCGCGACTTCTGCTACAGCGGATGTAACGTTCCGTTGGTATGCAGATTCTACCAGCACTTCTCCGCTGGCTACCGGCACAAGCTTTACCACTCCGGCGCTTTCTAACACTACCCGCTACTTTGTAGAAACAGTGTCTAACGCTACCGGTTGTGCGAGCAGTGCCCGTACGGCGGTTATCATCAATGTAGACCGCAACTTCAATCCTGGTTGTGATATCGCAGCTGCACAAACAAATACTACCAGCGGGCTTTGTATCGGTTGTACCGTAACGAACCCTGATAATGCGATCGATAACGATCTTAACAACTATTCATCGCTGAATGTGGTGTTAGGTGTGGGCGGTTATGTTCAGCAAAACCTGGTATTCCCTTACGCTACCGGTCCTGGCGATTCTGTTCGCCTGAAACTGGAAATGCCGGGCAGCGTTATCAGTGCTGGGTTACTGGGTGCGGTAACAGTAGCTTCCTACAATGGTGCTACTTACAACAACGACCGCGTAACTCTCAACGATGGTCTTATTAAGCTGGATGTACTGGGTGGTGCAACAGGCCAGGTAATCGTATCGTTCGCTCCTGCCGCTACGTTCGACAGGGTGGAGATACGCCTGAACTCAGGTCTTGCGCTCGCACTCAGCGAACTGAGAGTCTATTATGGCAACCGCGTGATTGCAGCGCCGGTAGTAGCGGCACCAGCCAATATATGTGCAGGTTCAACAGTAACGTTGACAGCAACAGCTTCCGATTCTGCCAATATCAACTGGTATGATGTGCCAACCGGTGGTACGCCACTGGCGACAGGTAACACCTTCACCACACCACAGCTGAATGCGGTTACCACTTATTACGTGGAGAGCGTTCGTAAATCAAACGGCTGTCCGAACCCGATCCGTACGCAAGTAACGGTGAATGTAAGGCCGGTTCCGCAGACGCCCGTTATTACCAGTGGTAATACCACTATTTGTGCCGGACAAACCGCTACCCTCAAAGCCAATACTTCCGACGGTAGTCTGGTACGTTGGTACGATGCGGCTGTGAATGGCAGCCTCCTGTCAAGCGACAGCGTGTTTACAACTCCGGCACTTACCACCACTACGGTTTACTACGCAGAAGCGAATAACGGCACCTGTGCAAACGCGAGCGGTCGCGTGGCCGTAACAGTAACGGTTGGTACAAATGTACAGCCACCAGTACTGGATAATGCTAACCAATCTATCTGTGCGGGCAGCACTGCTACAGTGAATGTAGTAACGCCTGCAGCGGGTACCGTGTACAACTGGTATACGTCACTATCAGGCGGTACACCAGTGGCAAGTGGTACATCGTTTACCACGCCTGTACTTACCTCCAGCGCTATTTACTATGCAGAGGCCTCCACTACAGGTGGCGCATGCGCCGGCGGTAGCACGAGGGTGCAGGTAGTGATCAACGTAAGTGCGGCTCCTGGTCTGCCGGTTATCATCAACCCGACACCAGTTACCTGCTTGGGTACTATTGCCAATCTTTCCATCCAAAATCCTGTTGCAGGTGTTACATATACCTGGTACAACGTGCCAACCGGCGGTACGCCGCTGGCGATTGGTACCAGCTTCAGCACACCGCCGCTGACGGGCAATGTGACTTACTATGTATCTGCCGTTAATGCGAACAACTGTTCCAGCAACGGCCGTGCATCAGTATCAATTACGGCGAATGCGACACCGAATACACCTACACTTACAAGTCCGAACGTTACCGTTTGTCGTGGTAACACTACTACACTGGCCATCAATAACCCGATCACGGGTGTTACTTATACCTGGTACGATGCGGGTGTTGGTGGTAACGTAGTATTTACCGGCGAAACGTTTACAACTCCGGTGATCAACGCTAATACATCTTACTATGTAGAAGCTAGCCAGCCAGGCGGTTGCGTAAGCAATGCTAGGGCAGTGGCTACGGTGAGTGTAACAGATGCGCCATTAGTACCGGCTGTGTCTACCGGTGTAACCATTTGTGCGGGCAACAGTGCTAGGCTGCAGGTGTTGAATCCACAAGCGGGTGTTGACTACGCGTGGTACGATGCACCTACAGGCGGTAACCTGCTGGCAGCAGACAGTGTTTACTTCACAACGCCAGCGCTGTCGGCCACTACGACTTATTATGTACAGGCAACTACAGGCAACTGTATCAGTGCCACCCGTGCGGCGGTATCGGTAACGGTATCTAATGGTGCCGGAACAGTGGTGCTCGTTAATAATAACATCTCTGCATGTGCGGGCAACAGTGTCACCTTCAGTGTACAAAATCCACAGCCAGGGTTCACTTATCGCTGGTACGATGCCGCGACCGGCGGCAATCAGGTAGGTACGGGCGCTGATTTTACCACACCAGCGGTGAATGTCAGAACTACCTACTATGTGGAAGCGATGAGTGCAGGCAATTGCAACAGTGCAACCCGAACGACGGCGATCGTCGAAATTCTCAATACGCCGGCACCACCGTCAGTTACGTCGGCCAGCGTAGATGTTTGTCGCGGCAACACGGCAACCCTTAGCGTTACTTCTCAGGACGATCAGTTGATTTACAGGTGGTACGACGCAGCGACAGGTGGTACGTTGATCTTTACAGGTCCGCAGTTTACTACGCCGGCGATCAATGCTAACACAACCTATTATGTGGAAGCTGCCACAACGAGCGGTACATGTGTAAGTGCTTCCCGTACGGTGGTAGCTGTTACGGCGGCAGATGCACCTTCGGTACCGGTGCTGGCAAGTGCAGGTGTAGTAACAACCTGCGTGGGTGCGACTGCGACCTTTGCAATACAAGCACCGTTGCCGAACCTCACTTATCGTTGGTATGATGCACCGACTGGCGGTAGCCTGGTATTCACCGGATCTACTTTCGTTACGACGGCGCTTTCCGGTAATGTGACCTATTATGTGGAAGCGGTTGCCGGTGGTAACTGCGTAAGCAGCGCCAGGGCACAGGCTACGGCTACGGTTGCTGTTTCGCCGGTAGCACCGGTAGTAGTTGGTCATGATGTGGCCATCTGTGCGAACAACAGGGATACGCTCACTGCTACGTCGCTTACACCAGGTGTGACCTTCCGTTGGTACACTGGTTTGTTGGATGCAACACCAGTATTTACCGGTAACGTGTTCATCACACCGCTGCTCACAACCACTACTACCTACTATGTGGATGCAGCCCTGCCAAGTGGTTGCGTAAGCCTGGTACGTATGCCGGTAGTTGTAACGGTATTATCGCCGCTGCCAATGCCGACCGTAACCGTACTGGATACCGAGCCAACATCGATCACCTTCCAGTGGAATGCTGTTGTAGGCGCCATTGCTTACCAGGTATCGACTGATGGAGGTGTAACGGTGCAAACACCTAGCTCTGGACTTACCGGTACTACCCACACCATACAAAACCTGTTACCTGGTCAAACAGTGACGCTGACGGTCCGTGCGGTAGGTGCCAACGCCTGTGCGAATAGTGGCTGGTTCCTGGGGGCTTCCGGTACATCGGAAAATCCTGACGGTAACTCAGTATTCATCCCGAACGCCTTTACGCCGAACAATGATGGTGTGAACGATATCCTTTATGTATATGGTAACACGATCCAAAGCATGACCTTCCGCCTCTTCAACAAGTGGGGTCAGCTGGTGTTCGAGTCGAGAGATAAGGCGAAAGGATGGGATGGTACCATGAGCGGTACGAAGCAGCCTGTCGGTGTATACGTTTATGAGTTCGTGTCGACCATGCAGGATGGCACGAAGATCAACAAACGTGGTACTGTAACACTTATACGTTAA